The following proteins come from a genomic window of Acidimicrobiales bacterium:
- a CDS encoding ATP-binding cassette domain-containing protein codes for IEANGLGKRYGRKWALSECTLAIPASKVVGLVGPNGAGKTTLLHLSVGLLRPTAGSIAVLGGRPGATPDKLARVGFLAQDAPTYAGLSVRDHLRFGAWMNPSWDTGLAEDRVARLGLDPRQKAGELSGGQRAQLALTLAVAKRPELLVLDEPLASLDPSPGVSSSRA; via the coding sequence TCATCGAGGCGAACGGCCTCGGCAAGCGCTACGGGCGCAAGTGGGCGCTCTCGGAGTGCACCCTCGCCATCCCCGCCAGCAAGGTCGTCGGGCTCGTCGGGCCAAACGGCGCCGGCAAGACGACGCTTCTGCACCTCTCGGTCGGCCTTCTTCGGCCGACCGCCGGGTCGATCGCCGTCCTCGGTGGGCGCCCCGGCGCGACACCAGACAAGCTCGCCCGCGTCGGCTTCCTCGCCCAGGACGCCCCGACCTACGCGGGGCTGTCGGTCCGTGATCACCTTCGGTTCGGCGCGTGGATGAACCCGAGCTGGGACACGGGGCTCGCCGAGGACCGGGTGGCGCGCCTCGGGCTCGACCCTCGCCAGAAGGCGGGGGAACTCTCGGGTGGCCAGCGCGCCCAGCTTGCCCTCACCTTGGCGGTGGCGAAGCGACCGGAGCTGCTCGTGCTCGACGAGCCCCTTGCGAGCCTCGATCCCTCGCCAGGCGTGAGTTCCTCCAGGGCCTGA